The following proteins come from a genomic window of Iamia sp. SCSIO 61187:
- a CDS encoding NAD(P)/FAD-dependent oxidoreductase, with protein sequence MTTTETSPAIDKEALRRRYRAERDKRLRREGNAQYRRLAGELVRDPYLPVQPRGPVTDHVTFTFVGGGFAGLVTGARLAEAGVSDVRILDKAGDFGGTWYWNRYPGAQCDTASFVYLPLLEETGHMPTEKYAHAPEILEHCRRIGRQYGLYEDALFHTEVTDLLWDDAEQVWVVSTDRGDRFTTQFLGVGTGPLHVAKLPDLPGIETYQGHSFHTSRWDYAYTGGGPDGSPMTGLADKRVAIVGTGATAVQCVPHLARDAGELYVLQRTPSSVDIRGNAPTDPAWFAGIATPGWQQRWLENFTANTMGGFGADEDLVADGWTDISRRVKAKVMARMAEGGAFDADALLDAFEDADFEKMEEIRARVDSVVADPATAEALKAWYGQLCKRPCFHDEYLDAFGRRGVTLVDTDGKGIERVTERGVVVAGREYEVDCIVWATGFEVGTDFVSRCGFDLVGRDGLRLCEHWADGMRTLHGIHVHGFPNAFIVQLSQGANHIANVPHNMSEAGATIAAVVGAAVERGCRTVEATAEAEESWLQRLHDGPPSPLLGGGDDGEGDGRRSLYVPGSPECTPGYYNNEGQPATAAQRANVLGFPGGPLAFFSYIDAWRTSGDFAGLDMA encoded by the coding sequence GTGACCACCACCGAGACATCCCCGGCCATCGACAAGGAGGCGCTGCGCCGCCGCTACCGGGCCGAGCGCGACAAGCGGCTCCGCCGGGAGGGCAACGCCCAGTACCGGCGCCTCGCCGGCGAGCTGGTGCGCGACCCGTACCTGCCCGTGCAGCCCCGCGGGCCGGTCACCGACCACGTCACCTTCACCTTCGTGGGCGGCGGGTTCGCCGGGCTCGTCACCGGCGCCCGCCTGGCCGAGGCCGGCGTGAGCGACGTGCGCATCCTCGACAAGGCCGGGGACTTCGGCGGCACCTGGTACTGGAACCGCTACCCGGGCGCCCAGTGCGACACTGCGTCCTTCGTCTATCTCCCGCTGCTGGAGGAGACGGGGCACATGCCCACCGAGAAGTACGCCCACGCGCCCGAGATCCTCGAGCACTGCCGGCGGATCGGGCGCCAGTACGGGCTGTACGAGGATGCCCTGTTCCACACCGAGGTCACCGACCTGCTCTGGGACGACGCCGAGCAGGTGTGGGTCGTCTCCACCGACCGGGGCGACCGGTTCACCACCCAGTTCCTCGGCGTCGGCACCGGGCCCCTGCACGTGGCCAAGCTGCCAGACCTGCCCGGCATCGAGACGTACCAGGGGCACTCGTTCCACACCAGTCGCTGGGACTACGCCTACACCGGGGGCGGTCCCGACGGCTCGCCCATGACCGGCCTGGCCGACAAGCGGGTGGCCATCGTCGGCACCGGGGCCACCGCCGTGCAATGCGTGCCGCACCTGGCTCGCGACGCCGGCGAGCTGTACGTGCTCCAGCGCACGCCGTCGTCGGTCGACATCAGGGGCAACGCGCCCACCGACCCCGCGTGGTTCGCCGGCATCGCCACGCCCGGGTGGCAGCAACGCTGGCTGGAGAACTTCACCGCCAACACCATGGGCGGTTTCGGCGCCGACGAAGACCTCGTGGCCGACGGCTGGACCGACATCTCCCGCCGTGTCAAGGCGAAGGTCATGGCCCGCATGGCCGAGGGCGGCGCGTTCGACGCCGACGCCCTCCTCGACGCGTTCGAAGACGCCGACTTCGAGAAGATGGAGGAGATCCGGGCCCGGGTCGACTCCGTCGTCGCCGACCCGGCGACCGCCGAGGCGCTCAAGGCCTGGTACGGGCAGCTGTGCAAGCGGCCCTGCTTCCACGACGAGTACCTCGACGCCTTCGGCCGTCGTGGCGTCACCCTGGTCGACACCGACGGCAAGGGTATCGAACGCGTCACCGAGCGTGGGGTGGTCGTGGCCGGCCGGGAGTACGAGGTCGACTGCATCGTGTGGGCCACCGGCTTCGAGGTCGGCACCGACTTCGTGTCCCGGTGCGGGTTCGACCTGGTTGGCCGGGACGGGCTCCGCTTGTGCGAGCACTGGGCCGACGGCATGCGCACCCTGCACGGCATCCACGTGCACGGGTTCCCCAACGCCTTCATCGTGCAGCTGAGCCAGGGCGCCAACCACATCGCCAACGTTCCGCACAACATGAGCGAGGCCGGGGCGACGATCGCCGCTGTGGTCGGCGCCGCCGTCGAGCGGGGCTGCCGCACCGTGGAGGCCACCGCCGAAGCCGAAGAGTCGTGGCTGCAGCGCCTCCACGACGGCCCGCCGAGCCCCCTGCTCGGCGGGGGCGACGACGGTGAGGGGGACGGCCGCCGGTCCCTGTACGTGCCCGGATCACCCGAGTGCACGCCCGGCTACTACAACAACGAGGGCCAGCCGGCCACGGCTGCCCAGCGGGCCAACGTTCTGGGCTTCCCGGGCGGGCCGCTGGCGTTCTTCTCCTACATCGACGCCTGGCGCACCTCGGGTGACTTCGCCGGCCTGGACATGGCCTGA
- a CDS encoding SDR family NAD(P)-dependent oxidoreductase has product MTLPDVAGCTAVVTGAASGIGFALAERFAGDGARVVMADVEAPALEQAADRLRERGAQVHPVITDVSDGEAVDALAAEAVDVFGPVHLLCNNAGVGAGGLTWELTTKDWEWVLGVNLWGVIHGLRAFLPGMLAHGEPAHVVNTASLAGHVSAPFMAPYGASKFAVVAISEALFHELAMTGSCVGVSVLCPGWVNTNIHSSERNRPGGGQADAPSGESAGMAVDMLRRVLSSGMDPAEVAALVVDAVREGAFYVFTHPDMMPAVETRAGAILQGHDPQLSMNL; this is encoded by the coding sequence ATGACGCTGCCCGACGTCGCCGGTTGCACGGCGGTCGTCACCGGCGCAGCGAGCGGCATCGGCTTCGCGCTGGCCGAGCGCTTCGCAGGCGACGGCGCCCGGGTGGTGATGGCCGACGTCGAGGCGCCGGCGCTCGAACAGGCCGCAGACAGGTTGCGCGAGCGGGGGGCGCAGGTGCACCCGGTGATCACCGACGTGTCCGATGGCGAGGCCGTCGACGCCCTGGCCGCCGAGGCGGTCGACGTCTTCGGCCCCGTGCACCTGCTGTGCAACAACGCCGGCGTCGGTGCCGGCGGGCTCACTTGGGAACTGACCACGAAGGACTGGGAGTGGGTGCTCGGCGTCAACCTCTGGGGCGTCATCCACGGCCTGCGCGCCTTCCTGCCCGGCATGCTCGCCCACGGCGAGCCGGCCCACGTCGTCAACACCGCCTCTCTCGCTGGCCATGTGTCCGCCCCGTTCATGGCCCCGTACGGCGCGTCGAAGTTCGCCGTCGTGGCCATCAGCGAAGCCCTGTTCCACGAGCTCGCGATGACGGGCTCGTGCGTGGGGGTGTCGGTGCTGTGCCCGGGGTGGGTGAACACCAACATCCACTCCTCGGAGCGCAACCGCCCCGGAGGAGGGCAGGCCGACGCGCCCTCCGGCGAGTCGGCCGGCATGGCGGTGGACATGCTCCGCCGGGTGCTCTCCTCGGGGATGGACCCGGCCGAGGTGGCCGCACTGGTGGTCGACGCGGTGCGCGAGGGCGCCTTCTACGTCTTCACCCACCCCGACATGATGCCGGCGGTCGAGACCCGGGCCGGCGCCATCCTGCAAGGGCATGACCCCCAGCTGTCCATGAACCTGTAG
- a CDS encoding TetR/AcrR family transcriptional regulator — protein sequence MTDLIEAWASRVGVARACRAFGVSCSPRGEHEVKEAVLEAASVLFAEKGPAATSLREIARAAAVNHGLIHRHFGSKQRLVGAVHDHLAQRLAATDPFRQATVASALDAFHTLEDNRTYWMVLTRAMLDGELADVLGSDLAGGHRMVETLRAAIGDHADLDASDLMAFAFSFGWLLLRDFIQAATGAGDDVPEQWFAAMASLLDLDGRPRR from the coding sequence ATGACCGATCTGATCGAGGCGTGGGCGTCGCGGGTCGGCGTCGCCCGGGCGTGTCGGGCCTTCGGGGTCTCTTGTTCACCCCGCGGCGAGCACGAGGTCAAGGAGGCGGTCCTGGAGGCGGCTTCGGTGCTGTTCGCCGAGAAGGGGCCAGCGGCCACGTCGCTGCGCGAGATCGCCCGGGCCGCTGCGGTGAACCACGGCCTGATCCACCGCCACTTCGGCTCGAAGCAGCGCCTGGTAGGCGCCGTCCACGATCACCTGGCGCAGCGCCTGGCGGCGACGGATCCCTTCCGCCAGGCGACGGTGGCCAGCGCGCTCGACGCCTTCCACACGCTGGAGGACAACCGCACGTACTGGATGGTGCTCACCCGGGCCATGCTCGACGGGGAGCTGGCCGACGTGCTGGGCTCCGACCTAGCCGGCGGGCACCGGATGGTGGAGACGCTGCGGGCCGCGATCGGCGACCACGCCGACCTCGACGCCAGCGACCTCATGGCCTTCGCCTTCTCCTTCGGCTGGCTCCTGCTGCGCGACTTCATCCAGGCCGCCACCGGCGCCGGCGACGACGTGCCCGAGCAGTGGTTCGCGGCCATGGCCTCGCTGCTCGACCTCGACGGCCGCCCTCGCCGCTGA
- a CDS encoding helix-turn-helix domain-containing protein, with protein MGEICRREGLYSQLIAHWRNQRDQGALEGLADRPTGRPKTDRTRAELARLRDRVAQLEGELGTANELIEAQAKVSALLHEMSRSSAEPTRNKP; from the coding sequence GTGGGCGAGATCTGCCGGCGGGAGGGCCTGTACTCGCAGCTGATCGCCCACTGGCGCAACCAGCGCGACCAGGGGGCGCTGGAGGGTCTGGCCGATCGGCCCACGGGTCGCCCGAAGACGGACCGCACCCGGGCCGAGCTGGCCCGGCTGCGTGACCGGGTCGCCCAGCTCGAAGGCGAGCTGGGCACGGCGAACGAGCTGATCGAGGCCCAGGCAAAAGTCTCGGCGCTGCTGCATGAGATGTCCCGCAGCAGCGCCGAGCCGACCAGGAACAAGCCATGA
- a CDS encoding TetR family transcriptional regulator: MRDASATRRRLLAAAREEFATHGIAGARVDRIAVIAKTNKALMYHYFESKNELFDAVFSTVVAQVVTGIPLDVYDLPGYAARLVEAYEEHPDLRRLATWHRLERSSDAPHEIAVHNIRARVDLIAAAQREGRVSDRYPPDVTLMLVHHIAAVWASAPAELDLVSAATSGSRAGVVADAVARLLR; the protein is encoded by the coding sequence ATGAGAGACGCCAGCGCCACCCGACGGCGCTTGCTCGCCGCCGCCCGCGAGGAGTTCGCCACCCACGGCATCGCCGGGGCCCGGGTCGACCGGATCGCCGTGATCGCCAAGACGAACAAGGCGCTGATGTACCACTACTTCGAAAGCAAGAACGAGCTTTTCGACGCTGTCTTCTCCACTGTGGTTGCACAGGTGGTCACTGGCATCCCACTCGACGTGTACGACCTGCCCGGCTACGCAGCACGCTTGGTCGAAGCCTACGAGGAGCACCCCGATCTGCGGCGGCTGGCCACCTGGCACCGCCTCGAACGGTCGAGCGATGCGCCCCACGAGATCGCCGTTCACAACATCAGGGCCAGGGTCGACCTCATCGCCGCAGCCCAGCGCGAAGGCCGGGTGTCGGATCGATATCCGCCGGACGTCACCCTGATGCTCGTCCACCACATCGCCGCGGTCTGGGCCTCAGCGCCCGCCGAGCTGGATCTCGTCAGCGCTGCCACGTCGGGGAGCCGTGCGGGCGTCGTGGCCGACGCCGTCGCGCGACTCCTGAGGTGA
- a CDS encoding universal stress protein has translation MEALTVVVGLDGSDGSLAALAVAARQAALTGHRIVAVHVVRTHPLVTTAPVSGAGALAVTDDEVVDRCHLDCEVVLAGTDLRWRFEVRRGDPITELARAATDHDATWVAIGRSGRRRFPCGSRTSMSERLVHECDRPVLIVPPDT, from the coding sequence ATGGAGGCGCTAACCGTCGTGGTGGGCCTCGACGGATCCGACGGGTCTCTGGCGGCGCTCGCCGTCGCTGCTCGACAGGCCGCCCTGACCGGCCACCGCATCGTCGCCGTCCACGTGGTCCGCACTCACCCTCTCGTCACCACCGCTCCCGTCAGTGGCGCCGGAGCGCTCGCCGTCACCGACGACGAGGTCGTCGATCGCTGTCACCTGGACTGCGAAGTGGTCCTGGCCGGCACCGATCTCCGGTGGCGGTTCGAGGTCCGCCGCGGTGATCCCATCACCGAGCTGGCCCGGGCCGCGACCGACCACGACGCGACCTGGGTTGCCATCGGGCGCAGCGGGCGACGCCGCTTCCCCTGCGGATCACGCACGAGCATGAGTGAACGGCTTGTGCACGAGTGCGACCGACCTGTGCTCATCGTTCCGCCCGACACGTGA
- a CDS encoding MDR family MFS transporter, with translation MRDVAALPASRLTHRQILVVFSGLMAGMLLAALDQTIVSTALPTIVGELGGLDHLSWVVTAYLLTTTASTPLYGKLSDIYGRRLMFQSAIVIFVLGSVLCGLSQDMLQLIVFRGIQGIGAGGLMAMAFAIIGDIVSPRERGRYTGYLGAVFAVASVAGPLLGGFFVDNLTWRWVFYVNVPIGIMALVITSAVLRLPFARQDHKIDFAGAALLVASVSTLLLGLVWGGSEYPWDSAVIVGLLGGSVVLTAVFLWWETRTPEPILPLRLFRGRVFSAGVALSFLLGGAMFGAIVFLPLFLQVATGATATNSGLLLLPLMAGLMTTSILSGRVIAKTGHYRRWPIAGMGVAAVGMYLLSTMEPDTTRAASSLYMLIVGVGLGMVMQVLVLAVQNAADFKDLGVATSSVNFFRSLGGSFGVSLFGVLFATLLDDKLAAIFSAGALGSAGLSPEALTATPEQIQALPPDILLPVTEAMADSITAIFLCTVPLLVIGVAIAIALPGLPLKDTAHIGSTLEGAEIALAEVVGGEATVDELTDDGTVPIDADGASR, from the coding sequence ATGCGCGACGTCGCGGCGCTTCCCGCCTCTCGTCTCACCCACCGGCAGATCTTGGTGGTCTTCAGCGGACTGATGGCCGGCATGCTCCTCGCCGCCCTCGACCAGACGATCGTGTCGACTGCGCTGCCGACCATCGTGGGCGAGCTCGGCGGCCTCGACCACCTCTCATGGGTCGTCACGGCCTACCTGTTGACCACCACCGCCAGCACCCCGCTCTACGGGAAGCTGTCAGACATCTATGGCCGCCGACTGATGTTCCAGTCGGCCATCGTCATCTTCGTCCTGGGATCGGTCCTGTGTGGGCTCTCCCAGGACATGCTCCAGCTCATCGTGTTCCGCGGCATCCAAGGGATCGGAGCCGGTGGCCTGATGGCCATGGCGTTCGCCATCATCGGCGACATCGTCTCGCCCCGGGAGCGAGGCCGCTACACGGGCTACCTGGGGGCGGTGTTCGCAGTCGCCTCCGTGGCAGGACCACTGCTCGGTGGGTTCTTCGTCGACAACCTCACGTGGCGATGGGTCTTCTACGTCAACGTCCCGATCGGGATCATGGCCCTGGTCATCACGAGCGCCGTGCTGCGCCTGCCCTTCGCGCGCCAGGACCACAAGATCGACTTCGCCGGAGCGGCGCTGCTCGTTGCGAGCGTTTCGACGCTGCTGTTGGGTCTCGTGTGGGGTGGCAGCGAGTACCCGTGGGATTCGGCGGTCATCGTCGGGCTCCTCGGCGGCTCCGTCGTGCTCACTGCCGTGTTCCTCTGGTGGGAGACCCGCACTCCAGAACCGATCCTGCCGCTTCGGCTGTTCCGCGGCCGCGTCTTCAGCGCCGGAGTCGCGCTGTCGTTCCTCCTCGGCGGCGCGATGTTCGGCGCGATCGTGTTCCTGCCGTTGTTCCTCCAGGTCGCCACCGGAGCCACTGCCACCAACTCCGGCCTCCTCTTGTTGCCGCTCATGGCCGGACTCATGACCACCTCGATCCTCTCTGGACGAGTCATCGCCAAGACCGGTCACTACCGGAGGTGGCCCATCGCGGGCATGGGGGTGGCTGCGGTCGGCATGTACCTGTTGTCGACGATGGAGCCCGACACGACTCGGGCCGCCAGCTCCCTGTACATGCTGATCGTGGGCGTGGGACTCGGCATGGTCATGCAGGTCTTGGTCCTCGCCGTGCAGAACGCCGCCGACTTCAAGGACCTCGGGGTCGCGACGTCCTCGGTGAACTTCTTCCGCAGCCTCGGTGGGTCCTTCGGGGTGTCGCTCTTCGGGGTGCTGTTCGCCACCCTGCTCGACGACAAGCTCGCCGCGATCTTCTCCGCGGGTGCGCTGGGTTCGGCTGGACTGAGCCCTGAGGCGCTGACCGCCACCCCGGAGCAGATCCAGGCTCTCCCGCCGGACATCCTGCTGCCCGTGACCGAGGCGATGGCCGATTCGATCACGGCGATCTTCCTGTGCACGGTGCCCCTGTTGGTGATCGGCGTGGCGATCGCGATCGCGCTTCCCGGGCTTCCGCTCAAGGACACCGCACACATCGGCTCCACCCTCGAAGGCGCGGAGATCGCGTTGGCCGAGGTGGTCGGCGGAGAGGCGACCGTCGACGAGCTCACCGACGACGGCACCGTCCCCATCGATGCGGACGGAGCGTCCCGATGA
- a CDS encoding MarR family winged helix-turn-helix transcriptional regulator — translation MRAFLYEPDPPLDVAQADALDLIVSHAPVRMSEVAALLRVDPSTATRTVARLQKLALVDRTTDSGDARVVLVVPSGGGRRLHARVRGRSNVLLSELLDTFEAEDRERLASLMERLVGAVEAQRAAPGARASTAASG, via the coding sequence GTGCGGGCGTTCCTGTACGAGCCGGACCCACCCCTCGACGTCGCCCAGGCCGACGCCCTCGATCTCATCGTGTCCCACGCCCCGGTGCGGATGAGTGAGGTGGCGGCCCTGTTGCGCGTCGATCCGTCGACGGCTACGCGGACCGTGGCCCGGCTGCAGAAGCTGGCTCTGGTCGACCGGACCACGGACTCCGGCGACGCCCGGGTGGTCCTGGTCGTGCCGAGTGGGGGTGGTCGACGTCTGCACGCCAGGGTGCGGGGCCGGTCGAACGTCCTGCTGTCCGAGCTGCTGGACACCTTCGAGGCCGAGGACCGAGAACGCCTGGCGTCGTTGATGGAGCGGCTGGTCGGTGCCGTCGAGGCGCAGCGAGCCGCGCCCGGCGCCCGTGCGTCAACGGCGGCGTCAGGGTGA
- a CDS encoding MFS transporter: MAVVASVSGLNVAQQALAADLDASQSELLWIINGYTLALAALLMPVGAIGDRWGRKPVLMIGLVAFSLINLASSFATEPSVLIALRVVAGLSAAMVMPVTLSVITTSFPHEEQAKAIGTWAGFAGAGGIIGLFASAAIIDNATWPWVFALPIGLAAVSFGLTAAFVPHSVEHTGAGFDIAGSLLSVLAVGGLVLAFHEGPERGWTDAVTVAALAAGLLGAVAFVLVELRRDHPLVDVRVFALRGLAAGSINLFVVFAVMFSLFLVLVQYLQAVLGYSALKAASGLLPMAAMMMPLSTIAPTIAERIGFRRTLVTGMLLLAGGLVLFATLADPGGGYLSVLPGILVLGAGVGLAMSPSTAAITSSLPEEKQGVASALNDTVREMGGAVGIALIGSVLNSAYRSNIEPTAVSLPPEVAEPVTSGIGGALAAAGRMGADGTALVDASRQAFVDGMAPALYLAAGLALVAAVFTALRGPRTAAGVEAGPDLSDHAEALTESDHSP, translated from the coding sequence GTGGCGGTCGTCGCCTCGGTATCGGGCCTCAACGTCGCGCAACAGGCGTTGGCCGCGGATCTCGATGCCTCCCAGAGCGAGCTGCTGTGGATCATCAACGGCTACACCCTCGCCCTCGCTGCCCTCCTCATGCCCGTGGGGGCGATCGGGGACAGATGGGGACGCAAGCCGGTCCTCATGATCGGTCTCGTGGCGTTCTCGCTGATCAACCTGGCCTCCTCCTTCGCGACCGAGCCGAGCGTGCTCATCGCGCTGCGCGTCGTCGCCGGACTGTCCGCCGCGATGGTGATGCCCGTCACCCTGTCGGTCATCACCACGAGCTTCCCGCACGAGGAGCAGGCCAAGGCCATCGGCACCTGGGCAGGGTTCGCGGGTGCGGGCGGCATCATCGGGCTCTTCGCCTCGGCCGCGATCATCGACAACGCCACCTGGCCGTGGGTCTTCGCTCTTCCGATCGGTCTGGCTGCTGTCTCCTTCGGGCTGACCGCAGCGTTCGTCCCGCACTCGGTCGAACACACCGGGGCGGGCTTCGACATCGCAGGCTCGCTCCTGTCGGTCCTCGCCGTCGGTGGGCTCGTCTTGGCCTTCCACGAGGGGCCCGAGCGGGGGTGGACCGACGCAGTCACGGTGGCTGCGTTGGCTGCCGGACTGCTCGGCGCCGTCGCGTTCGTGCTCGTCGAGCTCCGCCGGGATCACCCGCTGGTCGATGTGCGCGTCTTCGCGCTCCGCGGCCTCGCCGCCGGTTCGATCAACCTCTTCGTGGTGTTCGCCGTGATGTTCTCGCTGTTCCTGGTGCTGGTGCAGTACCTCCAGGCCGTCCTCGGCTACTCCGCGCTGAAGGCGGCGTCAGGGCTGCTTCCGATGGCGGCGATGATGATGCCGCTGTCCACGATCGCCCCGACCATCGCCGAGCGGATCGGCTTCCGGCGCACCCTCGTCACCGGGATGCTGCTGCTCGCAGGAGGTCTGGTCCTCTTCGCCACCCTCGCGGATCCCGGCGGAGGGTACCTCTCGGTGCTCCCTGGCATCCTCGTGCTCGGAGCCGGTGTCGGACTCGCCATGAGCCCGTCCACCGCAGCGATCACCTCCTCTCTCCCCGAGGAGAAGCAGGGTGTCGCCTCGGCGCTCAACGACACGGTGCGCGAGATGGGCGGCGCCGTGGGCATCGCCCTCATCGGTTCGGTCCTGAACTCTGCCTATCGGTCGAACATCGAGCCGACCGCCGTCTCCCTGCCACCCGAGGTCGCCGAACCGGTGACCTCGGGAATCGGCGGTGCACTCGCCGCGGCGGGACGGATGGGTGCCGACGGAACCGCCCTCGTCGACGCCTCCCGACAGGCCTTCGTCGACGGCATGGCCCCAGCGTTGTACCTGGCGGCAGGCCTGGCGCTCGTTGCGGCCGTGTTCACCGCTCTCCGGGGCCCAAGGACGGCGGCTGGAGTCGAAGCGGGCCCCGATCTGAGCGACCACGCCGAGGCACTGACCGAGAGCGATCACTCACCCTGA
- a CDS encoding TetR/AcrR family transcriptional regulator: MSDGLSVDPRVVRTRHDVLAAARSVLLDEGWERVTLARVAERSGYARTTLYRHWPQRLDLLRDLIREEGRLTHTSMTGDLRADLVAELEAFRAALTTTGFGRVFVAIGQQAGDDPEFADLNREMRAEGGRVLHAIVVDGVQRGELANDLRPDAAIPQLVGPVLFRHLFEGDDVLDSEFVMSVVDWFLAAAREGEPVAPAPPA, translated from the coding sequence GTGAGCGATGGGCTGAGCGTTGATCCGCGCGTGGTACGCACCCGCCACGACGTCTTGGCCGCGGCGCGCTCTGTCCTCCTCGACGAAGGTTGGGAGCGTGTCACCCTGGCCCGGGTTGCCGAGCGCAGCGGGTACGCCCGCACGACCTTGTACCGACACTGGCCTCAGCGCCTCGATCTGCTCCGGGACCTGATCCGCGAGGAAGGTCGCCTGACCCACACCTCCATGACAGGTGACCTGCGCGCAGACCTCGTCGCAGAGCTGGAAGCGTTCCGGGCTGCCCTCACCACCACCGGCTTCGGCCGAGTGTTCGTCGCAATCGGCCAGCAGGCCGGCGACGATCCTGAGTTTGCAGATCTGAACCGGGAGATGCGCGCCGAGGGCGGGCGGGTCTTGCACGCGATCGTGGTCGACGGGGTGCAGCGTGGCGAGCTCGCGAACGACCTCAGGCCAGACGCAGCCATCCCGCAGCTGGTCGGTCCGGTGCTCTTCCGCCATCTGTTCGAGGGCGACGACGTCCTCGACTCCGAGTTCGTCATGTCGGTGGTCGACTGGTTCCTGGCTGCTGCCCGCGAGGGCGAACCCGTGGCGCCGGCACCTCCCGCCTAG
- a CDS encoding SDR family NAD(P)-dependent oxidoreductase, with the protein MEQLEGRVAVVTGGGSGIGRAVATQLAAAGMSVVVADIQQDALDATVAGLARAGHRVLGVRTDVSDGDSVTALADAAVTEFGAVHLVHNNAGVGVGGPIWAHTERDWQWVLGVNLWGVIHGIRVFVPLMLEQGGPAHVVNTASMAGLISVPSLGAYNVSKHGVVTLSETLYRDLRLAGADIGVSVLCPGLVMTNIFESQRNRPEPLADDDGGSGGLSALMEGVGEPGATEAAADAFGQILSPDEVGAAVVDAVRGNRFYILTHPERTEALVRTRCDDIVDARHPSPLRP; encoded by the coding sequence ATGGAGCAGCTTGAGGGGCGGGTCGCGGTGGTGACCGGCGGCGGGAGCGGCATCGGCCGAGCGGTGGCCACCCAGCTCGCAGCCGCCGGCATGAGCGTCGTGGTCGCCGACATCCAACAGGACGCGCTCGACGCCACCGTCGCCGGCCTGGCCCGGGCCGGTCACCGCGTCCTGGGCGTGCGCACCGACGTGTCCGACGGGGACTCCGTCACGGCGCTCGCCGATGCCGCCGTGACGGAGTTCGGCGCCGTGCACCTCGTCCACAACAACGCCGGCGTCGGGGTGGGTGGACCGATCTGGGCCCACACCGAGCGGGACTGGCAGTGGGTGCTCGGGGTCAACCTGTGGGGCGTCATCCACGGGATCCGTGTGTTCGTGCCCCTCATGCTCGAGCAGGGCGGCCCGGCGCACGTGGTCAACACCGCATCCATGGCCGGTCTCATCTCGGTGCCCTCCCTTGGCGCCTACAACGTCTCCAAGCACGGCGTGGTCACCCTGAGCGAGACCCTGTACCGAGACCTGCGCCTCGCCGGAGCCGACATCGGCGTGTCCGTCCTGTGCCCGGGGCTCGTGATGACGAACATCTTCGAGTCCCAGCGCAACCGGCCCGAGCCGCTCGCCGACGACGATGGCGGGTCGGGCGGTCTGTCGGCGCTCATGGAGGGGGTGGGTGAGCCCGGAGCCACCGAGGCCGCGGCCGACGCGTTCGGCCAGATCCTCTCGCCCGATGAGGTGGGCGCCGCTGTCGTCGACGCGGTGCGCGGCAACCGCTTCTACATCCTCACCCACCCCGAGCGCACCGAGGCGCTCGTGCGCACCCGGTGCGACGACATCGTCGACGCTCGCCACCCGTCGCCGCTCCGGCCCTGA
- a CDS encoding enoyl-CoA hydratase/isomerase family protein, with translation MLMVRHSSRFCRGQHDTRRVSSCDPRAIRFRCGITKGVPVAAVGIEQEGLVGVVELRRPPHNFFDAGLIGDLASAFEELDADPECRAIVLAAEGRSFCAGADFSGQTPDAGSFGSGGGIGAGSLYHEALRLFVIATPVVAAVHGAAIGGGLGLALVADFRVTCPEARWSANFARLGFHPGFALTETLPALVGGQHARRLFYTGTRIDGTEAAAIGLADECVADAGTVRERSREIAARIAGSAPLVVQAVKRTLAGDRLDRLRATTDHELAEQVRLLATDDAREGIAAYAERRPPVFHGR, from the coding sequence ATGCTGATGGTGCGGCATTCGTCCCGTTTCTGCCGGGGCCAGCACGACACGCGACGAGTATCGTCCTGCGACCCGCGAGCGATTAGGTTCCGATGCGGAATCACGAAGGGGGTACCGGTGGCCGCTGTCGGGATCGAGCAAGAGGGTCTGGTGGGGGTGGTGGAGCTGCGGCGTCCACCACACAACTTCTTCGACGCCGGACTGATCGGTGACCTCGCGTCGGCGTTCGAAGAGCTCGATGCCGATCCCGAGTGCCGGGCGATCGTGCTCGCCGCGGAAGGCCGGTCCTTCTGCGCCGGCGCGGACTTCTCCGGCCAGACCCCGGATGCCGGCTCGTTCGGCAGCGGCGGAGGCATCGGCGCTGGTTCCCTCTACCACGAGGCGCTGCGGCTGTTCGTCATCGCCACGCCGGTGGTGGCCGCGGTGCACGGCGCCGCCATCGGCGGCGGCCTCGGGCTCGCCCTGGTCGCCGACTTCCGCGTGACCTGCCCGGAGGCCCGTTGGTCGGCCAACTTCGCCCGGCTGGGCTTCCACCCCGGGTTCGCCCTGACCGAGACGCTGCCCGCGCTCGTGGGTGGCCAGCATGCCCGCCGGCTCTTCTACACCGGTACCCGGATCGACGGCACGGAGGCCGCGGCGATCGGCCTGGCCGACGAGTGCGTCGCCGACGCCGGCACCGTGCGGGAGCGCAGCCGCGAGATCGCCGCCCGGATCGCCGGCTCAGCACCGCTGGTGGTGCAGGCGGTCAAGCGCACGCTCGCGGGCGATCGCCTCGACCGGCTGCGGGCCACCACCGATCACGAGCTGGCCGAGCAGGTCCGCCTCCTCGCCACCGACGACGCCCGCGAGGGCATCGCCGCCTACGCCGAGCGCCGGCCGCCGGTCTTCCACGGCCGGTAG